The genomic segment AGTGTCCGCCATCCGCGGCACCGAATCGGCGGCGGTCCTCAAGGGCCTCCTCGAAAAGAAACTGCTGAGGATCGCGGGCCGCAAGGCCGTGGTAGGCCGCCCCCTTCTCTACGCCACGACGAAGGAGTTCCTCGTCCACTTCGGCCTCAACACCCTCGAGGACCTCCCCTCCTTCCGGGAGCTGGAGGAGGTCTTCCGGGAGAAGGTCCGGCAGGAGAGCCTCTTCAAGGAGGTGCCTCCTCCCGGCGGTTCCGCCCCCGCCGCCCCCGCCGAAGGGGGACCGGCCGGGGAGCCCGCCCCCGTCCCCGCCGAGGAGGAAGACCATGGCTCCTGAGAAGGCTTCGCGCCTGCGGCTCAACCAGTTTCTGGCCCGGTCCGGCGCGGGCTCGC from the Acidobacteriota bacterium genome contains:
- the scpB gene encoding SMC-Scp complex subunit ScpB, translated to MRESDQLGAVEAILFVSGAPVTVQQVVEALGGQVAPREALSLLERVQETYERASAGLRVERVAEGFRLVTRPLHAPFVRAFLKAQNLRKISSAAVETLAIVAYKQPLTSAEVSAIRGTESAAVLKGLLEKKLLRIAGRKAVVGRPLLYATTKEFLVHFGLNTLEDLPSFRELEEVFREKVRQESLFKEVPPPGGSAPAAPAEGGPAGEPAPVPAEEEDHGS